From Polaribacter haliotis:
AGACAAAATAACACCCGATTTTAATTCTGGTAACAATTTAATATTTAGTTTTTCTATGTATAGTTTTTCTGCAATATTTCTATTTAATTCACTTTCAATGAGTGCTTGAGCAACATATTTTCCACTTAATATTGCATTGGAAATTCCTTCTGCAGTAATAGGTTCTGCAAAACCAGCGGCATCACCAATTAAAAAAACATTATTTTTTACAAAACCATCTGTTCTTGGTGCTATCGGAATTTGAAAACCATGTGCATCTTCTTTTATTACTTCTTTAATACCAAGTGTTTGTAAATATTTTCTATAATATTCTTTTAAATTTATTTTTCCTTTTTTAGTCGTTAAAACACCTAACGAAAGATGGTTTTTCTTAGGAAAACTCCAAGCATATCCAAATGGAACAGCATCAATGTCAAAACGAACCTGATTGGAAAGTCGTTTAAAATCTTCTTCAGAAACTTCAACTTCATATTCTAATGCAGGTATCAGTTTTCGAGTATCTTCTTTCCAGCCCGCCATTTTTGCAGTGGGACTTAAAACACCATCAGCAGCAATTACAAAATCTGCAGAAATTTCTCCTTGTGAAGTGTTTAAGATTGATTTATTATCAATAAAATCAATGTTTTTTAATGTATGATTTTCCAATAAAGTAACACCAAATTCTTTGGCTTTCTCTACAATTAAATTATCGAAAGCATCACGCATTATCATTGTTACAATTGGAGTGTCTTTTCCTGATTTATAGTGGATTTTACCATCATTAAAATAACTATCCACCGTAAAAAACTCAC
This genomic window contains:
- a CDS encoding geranylgeranyl reductase family protein; this encodes MKHFQVAIIGSGPSGASTAFYLGKKGISTVIIEKETLPRYKTCGGGFVNRGKKDMPFDISEVIEREFFTVDSYFNDGKIHYKSGKDTPIVTMIMRDAFDNLIVEKAKEFGVTLLENHTLKNIDFIDNKSILNTSQGEISADFVIAADGVLSPTAKMAGWKEDTRKLIPALEYEVEVSEEDFKRLSNQVRFDIDAVPFGYAWSFPKKNHLSLGVLTTKKGKINLKEYYRKYLQTLGIKEVIKEDAHGFQIPIAPRTDGFVKNNVFLIGDAAGFAEPITAEGISNAILSGKYVAQALIESELNRNIAEKLYIEKLNIKLLPELKSGVILSKFFYNNNPVRNYILKNHGQHFNDLMVDILHGDKPFPTNVSKKLKAKIKQKLF